One Drosophila kikkawai strain 14028-0561.14 chromosome 3L, DkikHiC1v2, whole genome shotgun sequence genomic window carries:
- the LOC108072693 gene encoding uncharacterized protein, translating to MAKSSTCLGNSLILLAALVILALGSLTEAAPYQELEPRKGHVPVYIRHGDEPLSEIHPGLAEAFKEGQSKDLEAESLISAEPATTSAPTASSTTSPPPPPAPSTESDIASFEAIKAKTE from the exons ATGGCCAAGTCATCTACCTGCCTGGGAAATAGTCTCATCCTGCTGGCCGCTCTGGTAATTCTGGCCCTTGGCAGCCTCACCGAGG cGGCCCCCTACCAGGAGCTGGAGCCCCGCAAAGGTCATGTGCCCGTCTACATTCGCCACGGAGATGAGCCCCTAAGCGAAATTCATCCAGGACTGGCCGAGGCCTTCAAGGAGGGTCAGTCCAAGGACCTTGAAGCGGAG AGCCTGATCTCTGCTGAACCCGCAACTACAAGTGCACCAACCGCATCCTCGACCACAtcacctcctccacctcctgctcCTTCAACCGAATCGGATATAGCCAGCTTTGAGGCCATCAAAGCGAAGACCGAATAA
- the LOC108072707 gene encoding uncharacterized protein, which produces MRKLVLSLAVLGFISLAIGHGNPPWEQPTAPVKKVVAVPVPVPVPVPVPVPSPGSGDGKHGGGGGGGGGGGGGGGGGGGGGGGGGGGGGGTCPRPSAETLRCLREWACQYVIRLDLRCLLTLNGNPLLGNLISLPGITGGGAGNGGGGGGILGNLLG; this is translated from the exons ATGAGGAAATTGGTATTATCTCTGGCAGTTTTGGGATTCATATCCCTAGCTATAGGCCACGGT AATCCCCCTTGGGAGCAGCCCACCGCTCCGGTGAAGAAGGTAGTGGCGGttcctgtgcctgtgcctgtacCAGTTCCTGTTCCAGTTCCCAGTCCTGGTTCAGGCGATGGCAAGCatggaggaggcggaggaggaggaggcggtggaggtggcggcggaggtggcggaggaggaggcggaggaggaggcggaggaggaggcggaggtaCTTGCCCGCGACCTTCGGCTGAGACTTTAAGG TGCCTCCGGGAGTGGGCCTGTCAGTACGTCATCCGCCTGGATCTGCG CTGCCTGCTCACCTTAAATGGCAACCCATTGCTGGGCAATCTCATTTCCCTACCCGGCATCACCGGAGGAGGCGCTGGCaatggcggcggtggtggtggcatcTTGGGCAATCTCCTGGGTTAG